The Enterobacter huaxiensis sequence TCGCATCGGGCGCAAAATCCGTACTGACCGCCTTCGCTGGCAGATATAAATAGCCGTCTGCCGTTTTCGCGATGCCCGCACTTCCCGGCGGGGCCGGATAACTTCCCGCCAGGTCTGCCGTAGACTGGCCGGAATCTGGCGCAAACGCCGCGACGTAAACCAGCGACTTCACGCGTGCATCGTTACCCGCCTCGCTTATCACCGTGCCGCCCCAGGAGTGGCCGACCAGCACCACGCTACCCTGCGCCCGGGCGATGGCACGCTGCGTGGCGGCAACGTCATCCTTAAGCGAGGTGAGCGGCAGCTGTACGGCAATGACTTCCGTATGGTTTTTTTGCAGCCGGGTAATGACCTTATTCCAGCTGCTGCCGTCGGCAAACGCGCCATGGACCAGCACTACGCTGGTTTGCTCTTCAGCGAACGCGCCAGCGGAGAGGGCCAGCAGACTGGCCGCTGCGATAAAGACTGCTTTCATCTTCTGACTCCTTAAAAGTGATGGACAGCCGCATGCGGCGGCACGGTGAATTCAACGGTTTTATGATCGACAGGCTTATGGGTAGGGTCGGCGAGGATAATCGTCACCTTGTGCTTTCCGGCCGGCAGCCCGACCAGGATAACGGGCTCGCCGCTGGTGTCGGCCCAGTGCCAGGGGGCATCATCCACCACGACGTGGATATGGCCGATACGCGGGGTAATCTTTAGCGCCTCAGTCCCGAACACGGGCTCAATACGCAGGTTCTCGGTGCGGTATTGAATAAAGACCGCCCCCTTGCTCAGCGGGCCGGCTAACGGGGGATCGACAATCAGTTTCGCCGCCGGCTGCGCCTGCTCAAGCGGCGCAACGGCAGCAGGACCGTTGACCTCTTTGGCGCTGAGCCCGTCCAGCGGCTCCGCCCAGGCGCACGCTGCCGACGTCAGGGCAAGGAACGGCAGCAGGAAATATCGATGCATCATTTGTGTCTCCTAATCGGTTAATCGTGACGACAGACACAGAAGACCATTTTTATGTATCGGGAATGTTTGCTTTGGAAGGGGTTTTGTACCGGTTTGTCAGCGTCGCGCCCGGGATACAGTACGATACCGTATTTCTGCCGCGGGAGCGTACGAGCGCGACGGCCAGCCCGGCAATGACCAGCGTCAGTCCCGCCGAAACCCACATCCCGCCGGTAATGCCCAGCGACCTATTCAGCCAGGCATAGGCAAACGGCGAGGCTGCCGCCGTCAGCTGCCCGGGTATGAGCAATAAACCGGTGCGGCTGGCGTAGCTTTCCGCGCTAAACAGCTCCAGCGGCAGCGTCGCTTTGACGATGGTCACCAGCCCGTTAATGGCGCCATAGCCCAGCACAAACCCGGCGACGCTCCAGACGAAAAACGCGCTGCTCAACCCGA is a genomic window containing:
- a CDS encoding alpha/beta fold hydrolase, coding for MKAVFIAAASLLALSAGAFAEEQTSVVLVHGAFADGSSWNKVITRLQKNHTEVIAVQLPLTSLKDDVAATQRAIARAQGSVVLVGHSWGGTVISEAGNDARVKSLVYVAAFAPDSGQSTADLAGSYPAPPGSAGIAKTADGYLYLPAKAVSTDFAPDATTDEQQTIAATQGPIKADAFGEKVAHAAWHDKPSWFVVSRNDRMINPELERAMAKRINAKTTEVSASHVSMVSQPDAVTRTIEQAVRQ
- a CDS encoding DUF6130 family protein codes for the protein MMHRYFLLPFLALTSAACAWAEPLDGLSAKEVNGPAAVAPLEQAQPAAKLIVDPPLAGPLSKGAVFIQYRTENLRIEPVFGTEALKITPRIGHIHVVVDDAPWHWADTSGEPVILVGLPAGKHKVTIILADPTHKPVDHKTVEFTVPPHAAVHHF